A single genomic interval of Lathyrus oleraceus cultivar Zhongwan6 chromosome 7, CAAS_Psat_ZW6_1.0, whole genome shotgun sequence harbors:
- the LOC127106181 gene encoding uncharacterized protein LOC127106181, protein MKWWLVGKWGRRRTIPFSFPHRTLRSDAALEAIAKASVDKVPTIVLYNYPSFSGAFSSLFAHLFHTRHNLPSLTLPFSSVPSLAFTVEDLCIEGLQTCYLLDFLPPKEFLFKLSHHSNCKIIGFDHRKSVLTHIPSANEYPENIMINVNLDKSSSRAVYEYFTDKCKDIKTSNGVVSSLVDSKDKGRVENILRYIEDGDLRRWSLPDIKPFNIGLGEWRPRFSCISNPYMFKQLMELSVEELIAKGNSSISARRNAASKLLEKVFRVRLGRGFYGECLGVRADGNSNLSDEIGLLLSVKSAAIGLRPIGAVIFMQRNNLKMCLRSSDSATDTSEVAKAYGGGGSASSSSFIIRMDEYNQWISANPL, encoded by the exons ATGAAATGGTGGCTGGTTGGAAAATGGGGGAGGAGAAGAACCATCCCATTCTCATTCCCCCACAGAACCTTACGTTCAGATGCAGCGTTGGAAGCCATAGCTAAAGCTTCCGTAGATAAAGTTCCCACTATAGTTCTCTACAATTACCCATCCTTTTCTGGAGCATTCTCCTCTCTCTTCGCTCACCTCTTCCACACTCGTCACAATCTCCCTTCCCTTACTCTTCCTTTCTCTTCCGTTCCCTCCCTCGCTTTCACTGTTGAAGATTTGTGTATTGAAGGCCTTCAAACATGCTACCTTCTCGACTTTCTTCCTCCAAAGGAGTTCCTTTTCAAACTTTCCCATCATTCAAATTGCAA GATTATTGGGTTTGATCATAGGAAATCAGTGCTTACGCATATTCCTTCTGCAAATGAGTATCCTGAGAATATTATGATTAATGTTAACCTTGACAAGAGTAGCTCCAGAGCTGTTTATGAATACTTTACCGACAAATGCAAGGATATTAAAACTTCTAAT GGTGTGGTTTCAAGTTTGGTGGACTCAAAAGATAAAGGCCGTGTGGAGAATATTCTTAGGTATATCGAGGACGGAGATCTTCGCCGATGGAGCTTGCCTGATATTAAGCCCTTTAACATTGGACTAGGTGAATGGCGGCCGAGGTTTAGCTGCATTTCTAACCCATACATGTTTAAGCAG TTGATGGAATTGAGTGTTGAAGAGTTAATTGCTAAAGGAAATTCATCTATTTCAGCTCGCCGGAATGCTGCAAGTAAATTGCTGGAAAAGGTTTTCAGGGTTCGGCTGGGTAGAGGATTTTATGGAGAGTGTCTG GGAGTTCGGGCAGATGGGAACTCTAACTTAAGTGATGAAATTGGTTTGCTTCTTAGTGTTAAAAGTGCTGCTATTGGTTTGAG GCCTATAGGAGCTGTGATATTCATGCAACGGAATAATCTCAAAATGTGTTTGCGCAGCTCTGATAGTGCTACTGATACTTCTGAGGTTGCTAAG GCATATGGCGGAGGAGGTTCTGCAAGTTCAAGCTCCTTCATAATAAGGATGGATGAGTACAACCAATGGATTTCAGCAAATCCGTTATGA